A genomic segment from Nodularia sphaerocarpa UHCC 0038 encodes:
- a CDS encoding phycocyanobilin:ferredoxin oxidoreductase has translation MSNTPTTSLREQQHPLIRQLADCIEAVWHEHLELSPYHLPAELGYVEGRLEGEKLIIENRCYQTPQFRKMHLELAKVGNMLDILHCVMFPRPEYDLPMFGCDLVGGRGQISAAIADLSPVNLDRTLPASYNTELSALKEIKFSQPRDLPEWGHIFSEFCLFVRPGSPEEETMFLSRVKEMLDIHCTQAIASSPVSAEKSVQILAGQRNYCTQQQQNDKTRRVLEKAFGQDWAENYMTTVLFDLPD, from the coding sequence ATGTCAAATACTCCTACCACGTCGCTGAGAGAACAACAACATCCGTTAATTCGCCAACTAGCAGATTGTATAGAAGCAGTATGGCATGAACACTTAGAACTATCACCTTACCACTTACCGGCGGAACTGGGGTATGTAGAAGGAAGACTAGAAGGCGAAAAACTGATTATAGAAAATCGCTGCTATCAAACACCCCAATTTCGCAAAATGCACTTAGAACTAGCCAAAGTGGGAAATATGCTAGATATTCTGCATTGTGTGATGTTTCCCCGTCCAGAATATGACTTACCGATGTTTGGTTGTGACTTAGTTGGGGGTAGAGGTCAAATTAGTGCGGCGATCGCAGACCTATCTCCTGTAAACTTAGATCGCACCTTACCAGCATCATATAACACCGAACTCAGCGCACTCAAAGAGATTAAGTTTTCCCAACCCCGTGACTTACCCGAATGGGGTCATATATTCTCGGAATTTTGCTTGTTTGTGCGTCCTGGTTCCCCAGAAGAAGAGACAATGTTTCTGTCCCGTGTCAAAGAAATGCTAGATATTCATTGTACTCAAGCGATCGCCTCCAGTCCAGTTTCAGCAGAAAAATCAGTGCAGATTTTAGCCGGACAACGCAACTACTGCACCCAACAGCAACAAAACGACAAAACCCGCCGGGTACTAGAAAAAGCCTTTGGTCAAGACTGGGCGGAAAATTACATGACCACAGTATTATTTGATTTACCAGACTAA